GTTTTTATGATAGAATCCCTTTATGAAAAAATTTTCGTTTTTTAAAAAAAAGAAAAAAGCTGTTGATTTAAATCTTTTAAATGTTGTTGGTAATGACAAAAAAGATTTGAGTACTTACGAATATAAGGCTCCTGTTAAGGAAATGCTAAAGGGATTTTATCATACCAAAGCTTCCATTTCTACTTTAAAAGTAGGATTTGAGTCATTACAAAGGATTTTGTTTTCTGAAATAGAAGATTTTGATCAGATATTTTCTACTTTTGTTGAGATGACAAATAATGCTCGTAATCAGATAAGCGTTATTTTTAGTGATCTTGGTAAAAATAATAAGGAAAAATTAAATCAAATATCTTCTGTTATTGTTGGAATTCAAGGCAGCTTAGAAACAATAAGTAATTTTTTAGGTGCTACCAATATGATTTCTCTTAATGCAAAGCTTGAGGCTGCAAGAGCTAAAGAATATGGTAAAGGATTTTCTGTTGTTGCAGATGAGATCAAGCGACTTTCTGATCAGGCAAAAGGTGTTATGAATATGATTTCTGTAAAGGAAATTGAGGAGGTTTCTAAAGATTTGATTTCTCATAACCTTAAGGATTTGCAGATTGATATTGATAAGTTCTTTGCCGAGATTCTTGAACAGCTTAATTATCTTGAGAGCATATTTAAGCGCTTTTCAAGAAGTCAAGAGGAATTTTCTTCTTTGATTGAAAGTCTTGAGAGTATAGATGCTAATATGGCTTATTATTCAAGAAACTGTGATTCTTTGATTGGCTCTGATACTTTTATGCTGTCTAATGATGAATTTTTAAAAGAGCTAGAATTTATTATCTCAGACCAATTTTCTTGGATTAATAATTTGAGACTACTTGTTGAGGGGCAAAGGACAATATTCATTCAGACAGATGCTTCCAAGCATGGGTTTGGATTGTTTTATAAAGGATTGTCTCCCAAGAATGATGCTATCAGGCAGTTGTGGGAAGAAGTATACATTCCTTATTTAAATATTAATAAGTTTGCAGCTGAAATTTTGATTATATTTAGGGTAGAGAATCGTAGTGATAGCGGTTTAAGGCAAGCCAAAGATTTTTTGTCTCAAGCTGAGAGTTTATCTGAAGAAATTGTTAGAAAACTTGAGCACATTAAAAAGATGGTAATTGAATTGGATAATCAAGGAATTAGTATTTTTTCTTGATTATTTTGATAAGATTTGTTGCAATAATTTAAATTAGAGATTTAAAAATTATTATGACTTTTTTAATTTTTATTTATTTGATTAAGGTTTGTTAAAAATCAAGTTTTATTTTGATAAAATAATTTTAGGTATGAGTTTTAGGTCTAGGTTTATTCATCTTCATGTTCATTCAGATTATTCTCTTTTGGATGGAGCTGCAAAAATATCAGATATTATATCAAAAGCAAAAAAATGCAATATGTCGCATATTGCATTAACAGATCATGGCAATCTTTTTGGAGCTATTAAATTTTACAAAGAAGCTAAAAAAGCAGGAATTAAGCCAATAATTGGCATTGAAGCCTATATGGCAAAAACTTCTAAGTTTTTAAAAAAACAGGATGATCTTGGAAAAATGTCTTACCATTTAATTTTGCTTGCCAAGAATGAGTTGGGTTATAAAAACCTATTAAAGTTAA
The window above is part of the Borreliella burgdorferi B31 genome. Proteins encoded here:
- a CDS encoding methyl-accepting chemotaxis protein, with product MKKFSFFKKKKKAVDLNLLNVVGNDKKDLSTYEYKAPVKEMLKGFYHTKASISTLKVGFESLQRILFSEIEDFDQIFSTFVEMTNNARNQISVIFSDLGKNNKEKLNQISSVIVGIQGSLETISNFLGATNMISLNAKLEAARAKEYGKGFSVVADEIKRLSDQAKGVMNMISVKEIEEVSKDLISHNLKDLQIDIDKFFAEILEQLNYLESIFKRFSRSQEEFSSLIESLESIDANMAYYSRNCDSLIGSDTFMLSNDEFLKELEFIISDQFSWINNLRLLVEGQRTIFIQTDASKHGFGLFYKGLSPKNDAIRQLWEEVYIPYLNINKFAAEILIIFRVENRSDSGLRQAKDFLSQAESLSEEIVRKLEHIKKMVIELDNQGISIFS